The following proteins are co-located in the Streptomyces sp. NBC_01198 genome:
- a CDS encoding cystathionine beta-synthase has product MQFHDSMISLVGNTPLVKLNSVTEGIQATVLAKVEYFNPGGSVKDRIALRMIEAAERSGELKPGGTIVEPTSGNTGVGLALVAQRKGYHCIFVCPDKVSTDKINVLRAYGAEVVVCPTAVDPGHPDSYYNVSDRLVEETPNAWKPDQYSNPNNPLSHYESTGPELWQQTEGRITHFVAGVGTGGTISGTGRYLKDVSEGRVQVVGADPEGSVYSGGSGRPYLVEGVGEDFWPTAYDREVADEIVAVSDKDSFQMTRRLAREEGLLVGGSCGMAVVAALKVAERLGPDDVVVVLLPDSGRGYLSKIFSDVWMSSHGFLDEGEGEPRVSDVLAHKDGDMPQLVHMHPDETVGQAIDVLREYGVSQMPVVKPGAGHPDVMAAEVIGSIVERDLLHALFSKRATLDDPLDKHLCPPLPQVGSGEPVAGLMAVLEGADAAIVLVEGKPTGVVSRQDLLAFLAGHNGA; this is encoded by the coding sequence GTGCAGTTTCACGACTCGATGATCAGCCTCGTCGGCAACACCCCGCTGGTGAAGCTCAACAGTGTGACCGAGGGCATCCAGGCGACGGTCCTGGCCAAGGTCGAATACTTCAATCCCGGCGGTTCTGTGAAGGACCGCATCGCGCTGCGCATGATCGAGGCCGCGGAACGCAGCGGCGAGCTCAAGCCCGGCGGCACCATCGTCGAGCCGACCTCCGGCAACACCGGCGTGGGCCTGGCCCTGGTCGCGCAGCGCAAGGGGTACCACTGCATCTTCGTGTGCCCAGACAAGGTCTCCACGGACAAAATCAACGTCCTGCGGGCCTACGGTGCCGAGGTCGTCGTCTGCCCGACGGCCGTCGACCCCGGGCACCCGGACTCGTACTACAACGTCTCCGACCGCCTGGTGGAGGAGACCCCGAACGCCTGGAAGCCCGACCAGTACAGCAACCCGAACAACCCGCTGTCGCACTACGAGTCCACCGGGCCGGAGCTGTGGCAGCAGACCGAGGGCCGGATCACCCACTTCGTGGCGGGCGTCGGCACCGGCGGCACCATCTCGGGCACCGGCCGCTACCTCAAGGACGTCAGCGAGGGCCGGGTGCAGGTCGTCGGCGCCGACCCGGAGGGCTCGGTCTACAGCGGCGGCTCGGGGCGGCCGTATCTGGTCGAGGGCGTCGGCGAGGACTTCTGGCCGACCGCCTACGACCGGGAGGTCGCCGACGAGATCGTGGCCGTCTCCGACAAGGACTCCTTCCAGATGACCCGGCGGCTGGCCCGCGAGGAGGGCCTGCTGGTCGGCGGCTCCTGCGGGATGGCGGTGGTGGCGGCGCTGAAGGTCGCCGAGCGGCTCGGCCCCGACGACGTGGTCGTCGTCCTGCTGCCGGACAGCGGCCGCGGCTACCTGTCGAAGATCTTCAGCGACGTCTGGATGAGCTCGCACGGCTTCCTGGACGAGGGCGAGGGCGAGCCGCGGGTCTCCGACGTCCTCGCGCACAAGGACGGCGACATGCCGCAGCTGGTCCACATGCACCCCGACGAGACGGTCGGGCAGGCGATCGACGTGCTGCGCGAATACGGCGTCTCCCAGATGCCGGTGGTCAAGCCGGGCGCCGGCCACCCCGACGTGATGGCCGCCGAGGTGATCGGCTCGATCGTGGAGCGTGACCTGCTGCACGCGCTGTTCAGCAAGCGCGCGACCCTGGACGACCCGCTGGACAAGCACCTGTGCCCGCCGCTGCCGCAGGTCGGCTCCGGCGAGCCGGTCGCCGGTCTGATGGCCGTGCTGGAGGGCGCGGACGCGGCGATCGTGCTGGTCGAGGGCAAGCCGACCGGTGTGGTCAGCCGCCAGGACCTGCTGGCCTTCCTGGCCGGGCACAACGGCGCCTGA
- a CDS encoding MurR/RpiR family transcriptional regulator, with protein sequence MSNGAGGENGTAGGGAAGRLLKLFEAHRLTPTQRRIAHSLVRRAADAPFLSSVEVAELAGVSQPSVTRFAVALGFDGYPALRRHLREVAPASAAPETAACNEYQQAVHAEIENLRHLAALLADPAPVARAGALLAGSVPLPVLGLRAAGAQARGFAYFAAKVHPDVRLLDEGGTMLADRIDAVVRAGAGALLCFALPRHPREVIDALAHARGAGLTVVTVADSAFAPVAAHSDLLLPAAVGTGLAFDTACAPMLLGRALLESMCDALPEAQARLEEFDAQAAARGIFVE encoded by the coding sequence ATGAGCAACGGGGCCGGGGGCGAGAACGGGACCGCGGGCGGCGGCGCCGCGGGCCGGCTGCTGAAGCTCTTCGAGGCGCACCGGCTGACCCCCACCCAGCGCAGGATCGCGCACAGCCTGGTGCGCAGGGCCGCCGACGCCCCGTTCCTGTCCAGCGTGGAGGTGGCCGAACTCGCGGGCGTCAGCCAGCCGTCGGTGACCCGGTTCGCGGTGGCGCTCGGCTTCGACGGCTACCCGGCGCTGCGCCGGCATCTGCGCGAGGTGGCGCCCGCCTCCGCCGCACCGGAGACCGCGGCCTGCAACGAGTACCAGCAGGCGGTGCACGCCGAGATCGAGAATCTGCGGCATCTGGCCGCGCTGCTCGCCGACCCGGCGCCGGTCGCCCGCGCCGGTGCGCTGCTCGCCGGCTCTGTGCCGCTGCCGGTGCTCGGGCTGCGCGCGGCCGGGGCGCAGGCGCGCGGCTTCGCCTACTTCGCGGCCAAGGTCCACCCGGACGTGCGGCTGCTGGACGAGGGCGGCACGATGCTCGCCGACCGGATCGACGCGGTGGTGCGGGCCGGGGCGGGCGCGCTGCTGTGCTTCGCGCTGCCCCGGCACCCCCGGGAGGTGATCGACGCGCTGGCCCACGCGCGGGGGGCGGGGCTGACCGTGGTCACCGTCGCCGACAGCGCGTTCGCGCCGGTCGCCGCGCACAGCGACCTGCTGCTGCCGGCCGCCGTCGGGACCGGGCTGGCGTTCGACACCGCGTGCGCGCCGATGCTGCTCGGCCGGGCGCTGCTGGAGTCGATGTGCGACGCGCTGCCGGAGGCGCAGGCGCGGCTCGAGGAGTTCGACGCGCAGGCCGCGGCCCGCGGGATCTTCGTGGAGTGA
- a CDS encoding AMP-binding protein, translating into MADVPLLTALQGGADRADALTVDGRKCSYEDLLGAAGAVARRVAGAQAFAVSATASLETVAAVVGGLLAGVPVVPLAPDAGPAESEHILRDSGAEVLAVDFAERAHVPAPGTDAARGRTDRAPFKGAALVLYTSGTTGPPKGVLISRAAIAADLDAVAQAWQWTADDTLVHGLPLFHVHGLVLGVLGALRTGSRLVHTGRPTPQAYAAAGGSLYFGVPTVWHRVARDEAAARALAGARLLVSGSAPLPAPVFRDLRALTGHEPVERYGMTETLITVSARAAGARRPGAVGTALPGIATRIADPADGVGELQVKGPTLFDGYLGRPEATAAAYTADGWFRTGDIAAIEADGTHRIVGRASTDLIKSGGYRIGAGEVENALLDHPAVREAAVVGAPHPDLGQEIVAYVVADGVSAAELTDFVAARLSVHKRPRRVRFLAELPRNAMGKPQKRLLPPA; encoded by the coding sequence ATGGCCGACGTACCGCTGCTGACCGCCCTTCAGGGGGGCGCCGACCGGGCGGACGCGCTGACAGTCGACGGGCGGAAGTGCTCGTACGAGGACCTGCTGGGGGCGGCAGGCGCGGTCGCCCGGCGGGTGGCGGGGGCGCAGGCCTTCGCGGTCAGTGCCACCGCGTCCCTGGAGACGGTCGCCGCGGTGGTCGGCGGGCTGCTCGCCGGCGTGCCCGTGGTGCCGCTGGCGCCGGACGCCGGCCCCGCCGAGAGCGAGCACATCCTGCGCGATTCCGGCGCCGAGGTGCTGGCGGTGGACTTCGCGGAACGCGCCCACGTCCCCGCGCCGGGCACGGACGCGGCGCGGGGGCGTACGGACCGGGCGCCGTTCAAGGGCGCCGCCCTGGTGCTCTACACCTCCGGCACGACCGGGCCGCCCAAGGGCGTGCTGATCTCGCGGGCGGCGATCGCGGCCGACCTCGACGCAGTGGCGCAGGCGTGGCAATGGACGGCGGACGACACCCTGGTCCACGGACTGCCGCTGTTCCACGTGCACGGCCTGGTGCTCGGCGTGCTGGGCGCCCTGCGCACCGGCAGTCGGCTGGTGCACACCGGCAGGCCCACCCCGCAGGCCTACGCGGCGGCCGGTGGCAGCCTCTACTTCGGGGTGCCCACCGTCTGGCACCGGGTGGCGCGCGACGAGGCCGCCGCCAGGGCGCTGGCCGGGGCCAGGCTGCTGGTGTCGGGCAGCGCGCCGCTGCCCGCCCCGGTCTTCCGCGACCTGCGGGCGCTGACCGGCCACGAGCCGGTGGAGCGATACGGCATGACGGAGACACTGATCACCGTCAGCGCCCGGGCGGCGGGCGCGCGCAGGCCGGGCGCGGTCGGCACCGCGCTGCCCGGGATCGCCACCCGGATCGCCGACCCCGCCGACGGCGTCGGTGAACTCCAGGTGAAAGGCCCCACCCTCTTCGACGGCTATCTGGGGCGGCCGGAGGCGACGGCGGCGGCGTACACCGCGGACGGCTGGTTCCGTACCGGCGACATCGCGGCGATCGAGGCGGACGGCACCCACCGGATTGTCGGGCGGGCCTCGACCGACCTGATCAAGTCCGGCGGGTACCGGATCGGGGCGGGCGAGGTGGAGAACGCCCTGCTCGACCATCCGGCGGTACGGGAGGCGGCCGTCGTCGGGGCGCCGCATCCGGATCTGGGGCAGGAGATCGTCGCCTACGTGGTGGCCGACGGGGTGAGCGCCGCGGAGCTGACCGACTTCGTGGCCGCCCGGCTGTCGGTCCACAAGCGGCCGCGCAGGGTCCGCTTCCTGGCCGAACTGCCGCGCAACGCCATGGGCAAGCCGCAAAAGCGGTTGCTGCCCCCGGCCTGA
- a CDS encoding MMPL family transporter — protein sequence MFHRIGRTVVRHPVWTIVAWLIAAVAIIATAPSLPSNSDESSFLPSSYESIKAMDLQEKAFPSAFTPSAIVLYQRADQGRLTAADKADIAKITTGLGQKKIDQVQKVTDGTPSKDGRFQTALVQMDKESQGQPKQADAAKALRDDSTALAKGTGLKVQVGGQAAQNLDQQDAGKTSDAVALFGSLLIIIVTLLIIFRSPLVAIMPLVLLLGVVFTVANALIADATKVFGLQANSSISALLIVVVLGVGTDYFLFLMFRYRERLRAGDEPKEAMINSVTRVGEAIASAAGAVIIAFCALALSTLGFLTQLGPALAILVAVTLVAGLTLFPAICSLIPPRALFWPGKKWHQEPTGTRFAAIGRLVGRRSGMVAIVSGLVMVLLALGTLGYKASYDLASGSIPKTKESMVVQDTLSKGYSAGAAEPTNVYLTSTGDKPLKADFGAYADKLRGADGVAEVTFNQKTDLNKAGTTANFTVTLKYESASDRAIKAVGDVRTVAHDNAPPGSEAFVGGSSSIFKDINAAVNHDYRTVFPVAAVLIMLILGLLLRSVVAPWYLIASVGLGFGATLGTTVLIFGRGDGLIFLLPIIMYLFVVAIGTDYNILMIARLREEAKEGRDPREAASMALRHAGPTIGAAGLILAATFGTLMLSGNAFLTQMGFAVAFGIVMAAFVMAMFFTPSLTALIGHAAWWPGHADRATEPPAAAPEVTAGVGGPYGPGGPRDPELDPSQQR from the coding sequence ATGTTCCACCGCATTGGACGCACAGTCGTCCGCCATCCCGTATGGACCATCGTCGCGTGGCTGATCGCGGCGGTCGCGATCATCGCGACGGCGCCCAGCCTGCCGTCCAACAGCGACGAGAGCAGCTTCCTGCCCAGCAGTTACGAATCCATCAAGGCCATGGACCTGCAGGAGAAGGCCTTCCCCTCGGCCTTCACCCCGTCCGCGATCGTGCTCTACCAGCGCGCCGACCAGGGCAGGCTGACGGCGGCCGACAAGGCCGACATCGCCAAGATCACCACCGGACTCGGTCAGAAGAAGATCGACCAGGTCCAGAAGGTGACCGACGGCACCCCGTCCAAGGACGGCAGGTTCCAGACCGCGCTGGTGCAGATGGACAAGGAGTCGCAGGGCCAGCCCAAGCAGGCCGACGCGGCCAAGGCGCTGCGTGACGACTCCACGGCGCTGGCCAAGGGCACCGGACTGAAGGTGCAGGTCGGCGGTCAGGCGGCGCAGAACCTCGACCAGCAGGACGCGGGCAAGACCTCCGACGCGGTGGCGCTGTTCGGCTCCCTGCTGATCATCATCGTCACGCTGCTGATCATCTTCCGCTCGCCACTGGTGGCGATCATGCCCCTTGTGCTGCTGCTCGGCGTGGTCTTCACCGTCGCCAACGCGCTCATCGCCGACGCGACCAAGGTCTTCGGACTCCAGGCCAACAGCTCGATCTCCGCGCTGCTGATCGTGGTGGTCCTCGGCGTCGGCACCGACTACTTCCTCTTCCTGATGTTCCGCTACCGGGAACGGCTGCGGGCGGGTGACGAACCCAAGGAAGCGATGATCAACAGCGTCACCCGGGTCGGCGAGGCCATCGCCTCGGCGGCCGGCGCGGTGATCATCGCCTTCTGCGCCCTGGCGCTGTCCACCCTGGGCTTCCTCACCCAGCTCGGCCCGGCGCTGGCCATCCTGGTCGCCGTGACGCTGGTGGCCGGCCTGACACTCTTCCCGGCGATCTGCTCGCTGATCCCGCCGCGGGCACTGTTCTGGCCGGGCAAGAAGTGGCACCAGGAGCCCACCGGCACCCGCTTCGCCGCCATCGGCAGGCTGGTCGGCCGCAGGTCCGGGATGGTGGCGATCGTCTCCGGCCTGGTGATGGTGCTGCTCGCACTCGGCACCCTGGGCTACAAGGCGTCCTACGACCTGGCGTCCGGCTCGATCCCGAAGACCAAGGAGTCGATGGTCGTCCAGGACACCCTGTCCAAGGGCTACTCCGCGGGCGCGGCCGAGCCGACCAACGTCTACCTCACCAGCACCGGCGACAAGCCGCTGAAGGCCGACTTCGGCGCGTACGCCGACAAGCTGCGCGGGGCCGACGGCGTCGCGGAGGTCACCTTCAACCAGAAGACCGACCTGAACAAGGCCGGCACCACGGCCAACTTCACCGTCACGCTCAAGTACGAGTCCGCCAGCGACCGGGCGATCAAGGCGGTCGGCGACGTCAGGACGGTCGCGCACGACAACGCGCCGCCCGGGAGCGAGGCCTTCGTCGGCGGCTCATCGTCGATCTTCAAGGACATCAACGCGGCGGTGAACCACGACTACCGCACGGTCTTCCCGGTCGCCGCGGTGCTCATCATGCTGATCCTGGGGCTGCTGCTGCGCAGCGTGGTCGCGCCCTGGTACCTGATCGCGTCGGTCGGCCTCGGCTTCGGCGCGACGCTCGGCACGACGGTGCTGATCTTCGGCCGCGGCGACGGGCTGATCTTCCTGCTGCCGATCATCATGTATCTGTTCGTGGTAGCCATCGGCACGGACTACAACATCCTGATGATCGCCCGGCTCAGAGAAGAGGCCAAGGAGGGCCGCGACCCGCGGGAGGCGGCGAGCATGGCGCTGCGGCACGCCGGTCCGACGATCGGCGCGGCCGGCCTGATCCTGGCGGCGACCTTCGGCACGCTGATGCTCTCGGGGAACGCCTTCCTCACGCAGATGGGCTTCGCGGTCGCCTTCGGCATCGTGATGGCCGCCTTCGTGATGGCGATGTTCTTCACGCCGAGCCTCACCGCGCTGATCGGCCACGCCGCCTGGTGGCCCGGACACGCCGACCGGGCCACCGAGCCGCCCGCGGCCGCTCCCGAGGTCACGGCCGGTGTCGGCGGACCGTACGGCCCCGGCGGACCGCGTGACCCGGAGCTGGATCCGTCCCAGCAGCGCTGA
- a CDS encoding diaminopimelate decarboxylase gives MTDEAAVRRDDALRRAVEIGLVSEAEPVVGLLDIAGIRRAATSLHAAFATPGVAVQHTFAVKAAALVPVLALLGQYGLGAEVASPGELALARAAGIPPERTVLDSPAKTTAELREALALGIAVNADNPQEIARIDALLAAAPSASPIGLRVNPQVGGGSIDAMSTATTTSKFGVALRDPGAEDWVLRTYAERPWLNRLHTHTGSQGVPLPLMAAGVRAAYDLAERINAAVGRRQVTVLDIGGGLPVNFGSDAITPGFGDYAGLLRATVPGLFDGRYGIVTEFGRALLAKHGTVLARVEYAKSAGGRPIAVSHAGAQVATRTVFAPDAWPLRVLALDPAGRRKSGDPVVQDVAGPCCFAGDLVARGRALPRLDAGDHVALLDTGAYYFSTHFAYNSLPRPAVWAYTAARGAAPPFAAVRPPQTLADLLAESGAGLPPLVP, from the coding sequence ATGACGGACGAGGCGGCGGTACGCAGGGACGACGCGCTGCGCAGGGCGGTGGAGATCGGCCTGGTCAGCGAGGCAGAACCGGTCGTCGGGCTGCTGGACATCGCCGGCATCCGGCGGGCGGCGACCTCCCTGCACGCGGCCTTCGCCACCCCCGGGGTGGCCGTCCAGCACACCTTCGCGGTCAAGGCCGCGGCCCTGGTGCCGGTGCTGGCGCTGCTCGGGCAGTACGGCCTCGGCGCGGAGGTGGCCAGCCCCGGCGAGCTGGCGCTGGCCCGCGCCGCCGGCATCCCGCCGGAACGCACCGTGCTGGACTCGCCCGCCAAGACCACCGCGGAACTGCGCGAGGCGCTGGCGCTGGGTATCGCCGTCAACGCCGACAACCCGCAGGAGATCGCCAGGATCGACGCGCTGCTGGCGGCCGCGCCCTCCGCCTCGCCCATCGGGCTGCGGGTCAACCCGCAGGTCGGCGGCGGCAGCATCGACGCGATGAGCACCGCGACCACCACCTCCAAATTCGGCGTGGCGCTCCGCGACCCGGGCGCCGAGGACTGGGTGCTGCGCACCTACGCCGAGCGGCCCTGGCTGAACCGCCTGCACACCCACACCGGGTCCCAGGGCGTGCCGCTGCCGCTGATGGCCGCCGGGGTCAGGGCCGCCTACGACCTGGCGGAGCGGATCAACGCCGCCGTCGGCCGCCGGCAGGTCACCGTGCTGGACATCGGCGGGGGCCTGCCGGTCAACTTCGGCTCCGACGCCATCACACCCGGCTTCGGCGACTACGCCGGCCTGCTGCGCGCCACCGTCCCCGGGCTCTTCGACGGGCGCTACGGCATCGTGACCGAATTCGGCCGCGCGCTGCTCGCCAAGCACGGCACCGTCCTCGCCCGGGTCGAGTACGCCAAGTCCGCCGGCGGCCGGCCGATCGCGGTCAGCCACGCCGGTGCGCAGGTCGCCACCCGCACCGTCTTCGCGCCGGACGCCTGGCCGCTGCGGGTCCTCGCCCTGGACCCGGCGGGCCGCCGCAAGAGCGGCGACCCGGTGGTCCAGGACGTGGCGGGACCCTGCTGCTTCGCCGGCGACCTCGTCGCCCGCGGCCGGGCGCTGCCCCGGCTGGACGCCGGCGACCATGTCGCGCTGCTGGACACCGGCGCCTACTACTTCTCGACGCACTTCGCCTACAACTCGCTGCCCCGGCCTGCCGTCTGGGCCTACACCGCGGCCCGCGGCGCGGCGCCCCCCTTCGCCGCGGTCCGGCCGCCGCAGACCCTCGCCGACCTCCTCGCGGAGAGCGGCGCGGGACTGCCGCCGCTGGTCCCCTGA